The Acidobacteriota bacterium genome window below encodes:
- a CDS encoding alginate export family protein codes for MAPQQPSRQVSTAPPGQAGPRTCCARLKRVALAGLVWILSASPGFGEEGSTKQDETPVTLQSGLGEELPGWLSLSGEFRFRFENLQGLGYSDESDDGYGLTRTRLEVGIRPVSWLNFGIQAQDSRAPGIRPALSNSGAVRDPFDLRQAYAEIGASRSAASLKVGRQALIYGDSRLIGAPDWSNTSRVFDAVRLQVRGSGAKLDLFSASVVRNDPNRRLNRSAQGEYLHGLYVSLENVIPGSTLEPYLLWQTKPSVVNELNALGDLDRYTLGFRAWGKGLGPWDYNAALVRQWGQAAGAEIQAWGAYGELGYSIEARLNPRLYVHYNFGSGDKDPNDGRIEGFDNLYPTTAFLYGRANRVGWRNHKGLRLGSELKPHSKLTLLLEFHSFWLASRTDALYNAVGRVAVAPPPGGARDAKVGNEVDAVFAVPVTDNFSLGGGLAHMLPGPFVKANTPGHPFTYSYLFTSYKF; via the coding sequence ATGGCTCCACAGCAACCATCCCGGCAGGTCTCGACCGCCCCTCCAGGGCAGGCTGGCCCGAGGACTTGCTGTGCCCGACTGAAGCGGGTGGCCCTGGCAGGTCTGGTCTGGATCCTGTCGGCAAGCCCCGGTTTCGGAGAGGAAGGCTCCACCAAGCAGGACGAAACTCCGGTCACGCTGCAGAGCGGTCTGGGGGAAGAGCTGCCGGGCTGGCTCTCCCTGTCCGGCGAGTTCCGCTTCCGCTTCGAAAACCTGCAGGGCCTGGGCTATAGCGACGAAAGCGACGACGGCTACGGACTGACACGGACCCGTCTGGAGGTGGGGATCCGGCCGGTCTCCTGGCTGAACTTCGGAATTCAGGCCCAGGACTCCAGGGCGCCGGGTATCCGGCCGGCGCTGTCCAACTCCGGAGCTGTTCGGGATCCGTTCGATCTGCGCCAGGCCTATGCCGAGATCGGCGCCAGCCGGTCTGCGGCATCGCTGAAAGTGGGCAGGCAGGCGCTGATCTACGGCGACTCGCGCCTGATCGGTGCTCCAGACTGGTCCAACACCTCCCGCGTCTTCGACGCCGTAAGGCTGCAGGTGCGAGGATCGGGCGCCAAGCTCGACCTTTTCTCGGCCTCGGTGGTGCGGAACGACCCCAACCGCCGCTTGAACCGATCGGCCCAGGGAGAATACCTGCACGGCCTCTACGTCTCCCTGGAGAACGTCATCCCGGGATCCACTCTCGAACCCTACCTGCTCTGGCAGACAAAGCCCTCGGTCGTCAATGAGCTGAACGCACTCGGAGATCTGGACCGTTATACCCTGGGATTCCGGGCCTGGGGCAAAGGGCTGGGGCCCTGGGACTACAACGCCGCCCTGGTCCGCCAGTGGGGGCAGGCGGCAGGCGCTGAAATCCAGGCCTGGGGCGCCTACGGAGAACTGGGCTATTCGATCGAGGCCAGGCTGAACCCACGCCTCTATGTCCACTACAACTTCGGCTCCGGCGACAAGGATCCCAACGACGGCCGCATCGAGGGCTTCGATAACCTCTATCCCACCACCGCCTTCCTGTACGGCCGCGCCAACCGGGTCGGCTGGCGCAACCACAAGGGCCTGCGCCTGGGGAGCGAGCTGAAGCCGCACTCCAAGCTGACGCTACTATTGGAATTCCACTCCTTCTGGCTGGCCTCCAGGACCGATGCCCTCTACAACGCGGTCGGGCGAGTGGCGGTAGCCCCACCCCCTGGCGGCGCCCGGGACGCAAAGGTCGGCAACGAGGTCGACGCCGTCTTTGCCGTTCCGGTAACCGACAACTTCAGCCTGGGAGGCGGCCTCGCACACATGCTTCCCGGCCCCTTTGTCAAGGCCAACACCCCCGGCCACCCATTCACTTACTCCTACCTGTTCACCAGCTACAAATTCTGA